In the Brienomyrus brachyistius isolate T26 chromosome 20, BBRACH_0.4, whole genome shotgun sequence genome, one interval contains:
- the LOC125715787 gene encoding neurexin-1a-like isoform X22, translated as MAVAARSAAYLIWVSLVLCCLADVGSSLEFTGAEGQWARFPVWNACCESEMSFNMKTRSSHGLLVYFDDEGFCDFLELLIHNGKLNLRFSIFCAEPATVLSDTAVNDSLWHSVAIRRNFKNTTLIVDKEIKWVEVKSKRRDMTVFSHLFVGGIPPELRAVALRLTSAAIRDQVPFKGWLADLKVNGSEPVLMSSEEVRNEICATDMCLNGGVCSVVDDQPTCDCSQTGFQGKDCSEEDVYMPGLAHLMMGDQDVWGLVQRGESRKAAGGPRRYAVHQAK; from the exons ATGGCTGTCGCAGCGAGGAGTGCTGCCTATTTGATTTGGGTTAGCCTGGTTCTGTGCTGTCTGGCAGATGTCGGCTCGAGTTTGGAGTTCACGGGGGCAGAAGGCCAGTGGGCCCGGTTCCCGGTGTGGAATGCCTGCTGCGAGAGCGAGATGAGCTTCAACATGAAAACCAGGAGCTCCCACGGCCTGCTCGTCTATTTCGACGACGAGGGCTTCTGCGACTTCCTGGAGCTGCTGATACACAATGGGAAGTTGAACCTGCGTTTCTCTATCTTCTGTGCTGAGCCGGCCACCGTGCTGTCAGACACTGCCGTCAACGACAGCCTCTGGCACTCAGTGGCCATCAGGAGGAACTTCAAAAACACCACGCTTATAGTGGACAAGGAGATCAAGTGGGTGGAAGTGAAGTCAAAAAGGAGGGACATGACTGTTTTTAGTCACCTCTTTGTGGGTGGCATCCCCCCTGAGCTGCGAGCAGTGGCACTGCGGCTGACCTCGGCAGCCATCAGGGACCAGGTGCCCTTCAAAGGGTGGCTAGCTGACCTGAAGGTCAACGGCTCAGAGCCCGTACTGATGAGCAGCGAGGAGGTTAGAAACGAGATCTGTGCCACGGACATGTGCTTAAATGGAGGGGTTTGCAGTGTAGTGGATGACCAGCCCACCTGTGACTGCTCGCAGACTGGCTTCCAGGGAAAGGACTGCAGCGAAG AAGACGTCTATATGCCAG GTCTGGCACACCTGATGATGGGCGACCAAG ATGTTTGGGGACTTGTGCAGAGAGGAGAGAGCAGAAAGGCAGCAGGGGGCCCCAGGAGGTATGCCGTGCACCAGGCTAAATGA